In Montipora foliosa isolate CH-2021 chromosome 13, ASM3666993v2, whole genome shotgun sequence, one DNA window encodes the following:
- the LOC137982879 gene encoding pterin-4-alpha-carbinolamine dehydratase 2-like, whose amino-acid sequence MNKLLLQNVSRVLWPRFLRTFPAMSSPKTAKLAEEERESELEPLKSSGWTEVEGRDAIYKEFKFKNFNQAFGFMTRVALMSEKMDHHPEWFNVYSKVQVTLSTHDCGGLSAKDVKLAKFMDRAAGTM is encoded by the exons ATGAACAAATTGCTTTTGCAGAACGTTTCACGTGTTTTGTGGCCGAGATTTTTAAGGACATTCCCCGCGATG TCATCACCAAAGACGGCAAAACTTGCTGAAGAGGAAAGGGAATCAGAACTTGAGCCTCTAAAGTCATCCGGTTGGACTGAAGTAGAGGGCCGAGATGCCATTTACAAAGAgttcaaatttaaaaatttcaaccaGGCGTTTGGATTTATGACTCGTGTTGCACTTATGTCTGAAAAGATGGATCATCACCCAGAGTGGTTTAATGTTTACAGCAAGGTGCAAGTCACCTTGTCTACCCATGACTGTGGAGGATTGTCTGCCAAAGATGTCAAACTAGCCAAGTTCATGGATAGAGCTGCCGGTACTATGTGA
- the LOC137982878 gene encoding peroxisomal biogenesis factor 19-like isoform X1 — protein MADGLHSNDDHELDELLDSALEDFDKNVPSTTNQCEGNCHDEVKPPGNSSAKMGANKSMLSNSDATVLKAPNSSDTSSASQDDSNAELEAQFAKAAEDFENAMKTMLGNDPGLLDQLDQFAKAAANSDHASASARTDFEAHLARTMSHLEQNAKDLENCPTGAFNEDFLKAMADMNLQEGGEGELDFFPLMQGMMQNLLSKDVLYPALKELEEKYPSWLEEKESSMQEEELNRYKKQFSLVTKVCSEYENEKADEADNIKKKRFEKLMELMQQLQECGQPPAELVGEMPPGLAGPFSAMPEPPDIPDDLKNECKVT, from the exons ATGGCGGATGGACTTCATTCCAATGATGACCACGAATTGGACGAACTTCTGGACA GTGCCCTAGAAGACTTCGACAAAAATGTTCCATCAACAACGAACCAGTGTGAGGGCAACTGTCATGATGAAGTTAAACCACCTGGAAATAGCTCTGCTAAGATGGGAGCAAACAAAAGTATGCTCAGCAATAGTGATGCAACTGTACTGAAAGCTCCAAACAGCAGTGACACCTCTTCTGCATCTCAGGATGACTCAAATGCCGAGTTGGAGGCTCAGTTTGCAAAGGCAGCAGAAGACTTTGAAAATGCCATGAAGACAATGCTGGGTAATGATCCTGGACTTCTTGATCAGTTAGATCAGTTTGCCAAAGCGGCAGCTAATTCTGACCATG CCAGTGCATCAGCAAGAACAGACTTTGAAGCCCATCTAGCAAGAACCATGAGCCACTTGGAACAAAATGCAAAAGATTTGGAG AACTGCCCCACTGGAGCATTTAATGAAGATTTCCTCAAGGCCATGGCAGATATGAACCTTCAAGAAGGTGGTGAAGGAGAGCTGGACTTTTTTCCTTTAATGCAGGGCATGATGCAGAATCTCCTCTCTAAAGATGTACTGTATCCTGCTTTGaaggaattagaagaaaag TATCCATCGTGGTTAGAAGAGAAAGAATCCTCTATGCAAGAGGAGGAACTAAATCGCTACAAAAAACAATTCAGTTTGGTGACAAAGGTTTGTTCAGAATATGAGAATGAGAAAGCAGATGAGGCTGACAACATTAAGAAGAAAAGATTTGAAAAACTTATGGAATTGATGCAACAG ttgcAAGAATGTGGGCAACCACCAGCAGAACTTGTGGGAGAAATG CCTCCAGGTCTTGCTGGGCCATTCTCAGCTATGCCGGAGCCACCAGATATACCTGATGACCTCAAAAATGAATGCAAAGTGACATGA
- the LOC137983916 gene encoding uncharacterized protein, protein MIWVLILATILAPIGDNTLAVPEVSTPRGEDGATPVPEEQMPKETVAVCSDETIRMEENAEWFDDPFIDPYGKPEPDTTPLPFTTPFSKNMSGEINKQINRELFAHYTYLSMALHFDRDDINLPGFYKFFKDSAEEEMEHAKKLMKYQNMRGGRVKLNPVIQPCKDEWGDGLQAMQEALDLEKQEYKFLLQMHGVAQTNNDPQAYHFDRDDVALPGFHKFMLKQSNEEREHASKLMKYQNVRGGRIVLQDIKKPEKEEWGSGQEACETALDLEKHVNQALLDLHKVAETQGDAQLMSYIEDNFLEEQVESIKQFADFVTNLKRVGPGLGEYQFDKLTLDDD, encoded by the exons ATCTGGGTTTTGATTCTGGCCACTATCCTTGCGCCAATAGGCGATAACACCCTTGCGGTCCCAGAAGTGAGTACTCCTAGAGGTGAAGATGGTGCAACCCCAGTCCCAGAAGAACAAATGCCCAAGGAGACCGTGGCAGTCTGCTCTGACGAGACAATTCGCATGGAG GAAAATGCCGAGTGGTTCGACGACCCGTTCATAGATCCTTACG GAAAGCCGGAGCCGGACACCACTCCCTTGCCGTTTACGACTCCATTCTCCAAAAACATGTCTGGAGAAATTAACAAGCAAATCAACCGAGAGCTGTTTGCTCACTATACCTACTTGTCCATG GCATTGCATTTTGACCGCGATGACATCAACCTTCCTGGGTTTTACAAGTTTTTCAAAGACTCAGCAGAAGAAGAGATGGAGCATGCGAAAAAG CTTATGAAGTACCAGAACATGCGTGGAGGTCGTGTAAAGCTGAACCCAGTCATA CAACCCTGTAAGGATGAGTGGGGTGATGGTTTACAGGCCATGCAAGAGGCTCTGGATTTGGAAAAACAAGAGTACAAATTTCTGTTGCAAATGCACGGTGTTGCTCAAACCAACAATGACCCACAG GCTTATCACTTCGATCGTGATGATGTCGCCCTGCCAGGCTTTCACAAATTCATGCTGAAACAATCAAATGAAGAGCGCGAACATGCTTCCAAA CTGATGAAGTACCAGAACGTCCGTGGAGGCCGCATTGTGTTGCAAGATATCAAG AAGCCTGAGAAAGAAGAATGGGGATCAGGACAGGAAGCTTGTGAGACAGCTTTGGATTTGGAGAAGCATGTAAATCAAGCCCTGCTTGACTTGCACAAGGTTGCTGAAACCCAGGGAGATGCGCAG CTGATGTCCTACATTGAGGATAACTTCCTTGAGGAGCAGGTGGAGTCTATCAAGCAGTTTGCTGACTTTGTCACCAACTTGAAGCGTGTTGGCCCTGGACTGGGTGAATACCAGTTTGACAAGCTGACACTTGATGATGACTAG
- the LOC137982878 gene encoding peroxisomal biogenesis factor 19-like isoform X2 codes for MADGLHSNDDHELDELLDSALEDFDKNVPSTTNQCEGNCHDEVKPPGNSSAKMGANKSMLSNSDATVLKAPNSSDTSSASQDDSNAELEAQFAKAAEDFENAMKTMLGNDPGLLDQLDQFAKAAANSDHASASARTDFEAHLARTMSHLEQNAKDLENCPTGAFNEDFLKAMADMNLQEGGEGELDFFPLMQGMMQNLLSKDVLYPALKELEEKYPSWLEEKESSMQEEELNRYKKQFSLVTKVCSEYENEKADEADNIKKKRFEKLMELMQQPPGLAGPFSAMPEPPDIPDDLKNECKVT; via the exons ATGGCGGATGGACTTCATTCCAATGATGACCACGAATTGGACGAACTTCTGGACA GTGCCCTAGAAGACTTCGACAAAAATGTTCCATCAACAACGAACCAGTGTGAGGGCAACTGTCATGATGAAGTTAAACCACCTGGAAATAGCTCTGCTAAGATGGGAGCAAACAAAAGTATGCTCAGCAATAGTGATGCAACTGTACTGAAAGCTCCAAACAGCAGTGACACCTCTTCTGCATCTCAGGATGACTCAAATGCCGAGTTGGAGGCTCAGTTTGCAAAGGCAGCAGAAGACTTTGAAAATGCCATGAAGACAATGCTGGGTAATGATCCTGGACTTCTTGATCAGTTAGATCAGTTTGCCAAAGCGGCAGCTAATTCTGACCATG CCAGTGCATCAGCAAGAACAGACTTTGAAGCCCATCTAGCAAGAACCATGAGCCACTTGGAACAAAATGCAAAAGATTTGGAG AACTGCCCCACTGGAGCATTTAATGAAGATTTCCTCAAGGCCATGGCAGATATGAACCTTCAAGAAGGTGGTGAAGGAGAGCTGGACTTTTTTCCTTTAATGCAGGGCATGATGCAGAATCTCCTCTCTAAAGATGTACTGTATCCTGCTTTGaaggaattagaagaaaag TATCCATCGTGGTTAGAAGAGAAAGAATCCTCTATGCAAGAGGAGGAACTAAATCGCTACAAAAAACAATTCAGTTTGGTGACAAAGGTTTGTTCAGAATATGAGAATGAGAAAGCAGATGAGGCTGACAACATTAAGAAGAAAAGATTTGAAAAACTTATGGAATTGATGCAACAG CCTCCAGGTCTTGCTGGGCCATTCTCAGCTATGCCGGAGCCACCAGATATACCTGATGACCTCAAAAATGAATGCAAAGTGACATGA